The Medicago truncatula cultivar Jemalong A17 chromosome 4, MtrunA17r5.0-ANR, whole genome shotgun sequence genome includes a region encoding these proteins:
- the LOC25493685 gene encoding 28 kDa ribonucleoprotein, chloroplastic, whose protein sequence is MSITSFKSLTMAESCLLSQPSLFYTKSKSPFISNSAKPFKVQNPSYNSSKFSSSVSLVSKRRTRHSSLVTFVAQTSDWAQQEEKEDGATWENQADATWVGETESNENEEVEVASFEEPSEDLKIFVGNLPFDVDSEKLAQLFEQSGTVEIAEVIYNRDTDRSRGFGFVTMSTSEEVERAVNKFSGFELDGRLLTVNKAAPRGTPRLRQPRTFNSGLRAYVGNLPWDVDNSSLEQLFSEHGKVESAQVVYDRETGRSRGFGFVTMSNEAEMNDAIAALDGQSFNGRAIRVNVAEERPRRSF, encoded by the exons ATGTCTATCACTTCCTTCAAATCTCTCACAATGGCAGAATCATGCTTACTTTCTCAACCTTCACTCTTCTACACCAAATCCAAATCCCCATTCATCTCTAATTCCGCCAAACCCTTCAAGGTTCAAAACCCATCTTACAATTCTTCAAAGTTTTCATCATCTGTCTCACTCGTTTCCAAGAGAAGAACCCGTCATTCTTCTTTGGTTACATTTGTTGCACAAACTTCTGATTGGGCTCAACAGGAAGAGAAGGAAGATGGTGCTACATGGGAGAATCAAGCGGATGCTACATGGGTTGGTGAAACTGAAAGTAACGAGAatgaagaagttgaagttgccaGTTTTGAAGAACCTTCTgaagatttgaagatttttgttgGGAATTTGCCTTTTGATGTTGATAGTGAGAAATTGGCTCAGCTTTTTGAGCAATCTGGGACTGTTGAGATTGCCGAG GTAATTTATAATAGGGACACTGACAGAAGTCGTGGGTTCGGATTTGTCACAATGAGTACATCGGAAGAAGTTGAGAGAGCTGTGAACAAATTCAGTGGCTTT GAATTAGATGGAAGATTGTTGACAGTTAATAAGGCTGCTCCAAGAGGAACACCACGGCTGCGCCAACCACGTACCTTTAATTCCGGTTTAAGAGCCTATGTTGGTAACTTGCCATGGGACGTTGACAATTCTAGCTTGGAGCAACTTTTCAGCGAACATGGTAAGGTTGAGAGTGCTCAGGTAGTCTATGACAGAGAGACCGGTCGATCACGTGGTTTTGGCTTTGTTACAATGAGCAATGAGGCTGAGATGAATGATGCCATTGCTGCTCTTGACGGTCAG AGCTTCAATGGGAGGGCAATTAGAGTGAATGTTGCTGAGGAAAGGCCCAGGCGCTCTTTCTGA
- the LOC25493687 gene encoding proline transporter 1 isoform X2 — MEVEGRASNDNSLTLNLEHGQEDKNISNDSYDLSTAHTIDKDSWQQVGLMLVTGFNCGWIFSFSNLIMVPLGWTWGIILLFVIGLYTAYANWLLAAFHFIDGRRFIRYRDLMGFVYGTKMYHLTWTSQFLTLLLGNMGFILLGGKALKEINAEFSDSPWRLQYYIVVTGAAYFIFSFSIPTLSSMRNWLGASAVVTLAYIAFLVSVAVKDGKSNSDKDYSVSGSKVNKVFNSFGAISAIIVTNTSGMLPEIQSTLRKPAVKNMRKALYSQYTVGALFYYGVTIVGYWAYGSMLFVVPIHEALDTRFLEIGKGMHSGENLKRLFLLRMCFYTGNTFIAAAFPFMGDFVNLLGSFSLVPLTFMFPSMIFLKIKGKTARTEKKVWHWINIVVSFLLTIATTISALRFIINNVQKYQFFADV; from the exons ATGGAGGTTGAAGGTAGAGCAAGCAATGATAACTCTCTCACTCTCAACCTAGAACATGGTCAAGAAGACAAGAATATCTCAAATGATTCTTATGACCTTTCCACTGCTCATACTATTGACAAAG ATTCATGGCAACAAGTGGGGTTGATGTTGGTGACAGGCTTCAACTGTGGTTGGATATTCAGTTTCTCTAACCTGATAATGGTTCCATTAGGTTGGACATGGGGTATCATATTGCTCTTTGTTATTGGACTCTACACAGCTTATGCTAATTGGCTCTTGGCAGCTTTTCATTTCATCGACGGTCGTAGGTTCATTCGATATAGAGACCTCATGGGATTTGTTTACG GAACGAAGATGTATCACCTAACATGGACTTCTCAGTTTTTGACCCTTCTTCTTGGGAACATGGGTTTCATCCTCCTTGGAGGCAAGGCACTTAAG GAAATCAACGCAGAATTTAGTGATTCTCCTTGGAGACTTCAATACTACATAGTAGTAACAGGAGCAGCatacttcattttttccttctCCATTCCAACATTATCTTCTATGAGAAATTGGCTAGGAGCTTCAGCTGTTGTCACTCTAGCATACATAGCATTTCTTGTCAGTGTTGCAGTCAAAGATG GGAAATCAAATTCGGACAAGGATTACAGTGTTAGTGGAAGCAAAGTGAACAAAGTGTTCAACAGTTTTGGTGCTATTTCTGCTATCATTGTTACCAACACTAGTGGCATGCTTCCTGAGATACAG TCCACTCTACGTAAGCCAGCTGTGAAGAACATGAGGAAAGCCTTGTACTCACAATATACAGTAGGAGCCTTGTTTTATTATGGTGTTACTATTGTTGGATATTGGGCTTATGGGTCAATG tTATTTGTGGTACCAATTCATGAGGCTTTGGACACTAGATTTCTAGAAATTGGCAAGGGTATGCATTCAGGGGAGAATTTGAAACGCTTATTTCTCCTAAGGATGTGCTTCTATACTGGGAATACATTCATTGCTGCAGCATTTCCTTTTATGGGTGACTTTGTAAACTTGCTAGGCTCATTTTCACTAGTTCCTCTTACCTTCATGTTCCCAAGCATGATCTTTCTTAAG ATAAAGGGAAAAACTGCTAGAACAGAGAAGAAGGTGTGGCATTGGATCAACATTGTCGTTTCATTTCTACTTACAATAGCAACCACAATTTCAGCTCTTCGGTTCATAATCAACAACGTTCAAAAGTATCAATTCTTTGCCGATGTATGA
- the LOC25493687 gene encoding proline transporter 2 isoform X1: MEVEGRASNDNSLTLNLEHGQEDKNISNDSYDLSTAHTIDKDSWQQVGLMLVTGFNCGWIFSFSNLIMVPLGWTWGIILLFVIGLYTAYANWLLAAFHFIDGRRFIRYRDLMGFVYGTKMYHLTWTSQFLTLLLGNMGFILLGGKALKEINAEFSDSPWRLQYYIVVTGAAYFIFSFSIPTLSSMRNWLGASAVVTLAYIAFLVSVAVKDGKSNSDKDYSVSGSKVNKVFNSFGAISAIIVTNTSGMLPEIQSTLRKPAVKNMRKALYSQYTVGALFYYGVTIVGYWAYGSMVSSYLPENLSGPRWINVLVNVIVFLQSAVSQHLFVVPIHEALDTRFLEIGKGMHSGENLKRLFLLRMCFYTGNTFIAAAFPFMGDFVNLLGSFSLVPLTFMFPSMIFLKIKGKTARTEKKVWHWINIVVSFLLTIATTISALRFIINNVQKYQFFADV; the protein is encoded by the exons ATGGAGGTTGAAGGTAGAGCAAGCAATGATAACTCTCTCACTCTCAACCTAGAACATGGTCAAGAAGACAAGAATATCTCAAATGATTCTTATGACCTTTCCACTGCTCATACTATTGACAAAG ATTCATGGCAACAAGTGGGGTTGATGTTGGTGACAGGCTTCAACTGTGGTTGGATATTCAGTTTCTCTAACCTGATAATGGTTCCATTAGGTTGGACATGGGGTATCATATTGCTCTTTGTTATTGGACTCTACACAGCTTATGCTAATTGGCTCTTGGCAGCTTTTCATTTCATCGACGGTCGTAGGTTCATTCGATATAGAGACCTCATGGGATTTGTTTACG GAACGAAGATGTATCACCTAACATGGACTTCTCAGTTTTTGACCCTTCTTCTTGGGAACATGGGTTTCATCCTCCTTGGAGGCAAGGCACTTAAG GAAATCAACGCAGAATTTAGTGATTCTCCTTGGAGACTTCAATACTACATAGTAGTAACAGGAGCAGCatacttcattttttccttctCCATTCCAACATTATCTTCTATGAGAAATTGGCTAGGAGCTTCAGCTGTTGTCACTCTAGCATACATAGCATTTCTTGTCAGTGTTGCAGTCAAAGATG GGAAATCAAATTCGGACAAGGATTACAGTGTTAGTGGAAGCAAAGTGAACAAAGTGTTCAACAGTTTTGGTGCTATTTCTGCTATCATTGTTACCAACACTAGTGGCATGCTTCCTGAGATACAG TCCACTCTACGTAAGCCAGCTGTGAAGAACATGAGGAAAGCCTTGTACTCACAATATACAGTAGGAGCCTTGTTTTATTATGGTGTTACTATTGTTGGATATTGGGCTTATGGGTCAATGGTATCTTCATATCTTCCTGAAAATCTAAGTGGTCCTAGATGGATCAATGTGCTCGTTAATGTCATCGTCTTTCTTCAGTCTGCAGTTTCTCAACAT tTATTTGTGGTACCAATTCATGAGGCTTTGGACACTAGATTTCTAGAAATTGGCAAGGGTATGCATTCAGGGGAGAATTTGAAACGCTTATTTCTCCTAAGGATGTGCTTCTATACTGGGAATACATTCATTGCTGCAGCATTTCCTTTTATGGGTGACTTTGTAAACTTGCTAGGCTCATTTTCACTAGTTCCTCTTACCTTCATGTTCCCAAGCATGATCTTTCTTAAG ATAAAGGGAAAAACTGCTAGAACAGAGAAGAAGGTGTGGCATTGGATCAACATTGTCGTTTCATTTCTACTTACAATAGCAACCACAATTTCAGCTCTTCGGTTCATAATCAACAACGTTCAAAAGTATCAATTCTTTGCCGATGTATGA